The genomic segment AGTCTAGATTTCTTAGGATATAGTGAGTGActcatcatatttcttttttttccgcATCTCTCAGTGCTTTTTGGGAATTCAAAAAGAGATAAGTACTAAGTGTGTTGATGTTCCAGCTTTCCTGTTTCAGAACCTTAACTGTAAGAGGGGAGCTTGGTAAGTGAGCAAAGGAGTAAGAGGGCTCAgatgtaaagagtctgcctgcagtgtgggagacctgggttcgatccttgggtctggaagatcccttggagaagtgaatggctacccactccagcactcttgcctagagaattccgtggacaaaggagcctggtggactacaccccatggggtcataaagagtcagacacgactgaacgactaaccctttcacttccAGTAGCTGTAAGGGACAAAACAGAACCATTTCATTGCTTGATGATACTCAGTGAGTTCCGATGGAGTCTATGTTTATAATCATCCTGGACTTGTTCCCCCTCAGTAACAGCCAGTCTTAAACTCTCATCCCTACAGCCGTCTTGCTGAGGGTTTCTGTTCCCCGCTCCACCCCGCATATTCTGTGACGGTCTGCTGCCTCTCCCAAGCCCAGCACGTTTCCCACACGACCCCCTCAGCCTGGGAAGTGTCTCTGAAGCTCGGCGCCGAGCATGCTGCCGTTCTCCGGGGGTTCCCCGCGGGCGTCAGGGCGAGGCTGTCTCTGCAGTGTGACTCGGGTGAACTTGTTGCACCTGACCCCCGCCTGCCTCTTTGTCACCATGTCACATGGAGTGCGTTGCGTGAACCGGGAAGTCTCCCCGAGGCGTTCCTTCCGGGTGAAAACTGGCTCCACGCCCTCCACGTGTTCTGCAGATCACCCGCTCTCCAGGGTCCCGATGCCTCCTTGCTGCGCAGCGCCCCTCCTCTGCTCCCAGGACCCCAGCCTGTTGGCATCCTCACTTCCCACCGGGACGAAGACGCTCTGAGGCAGGGGCCACGCGGTCCACATCCCTGCATCCTCCGCTGCTGCTCAATAAAAGTGTGTGGTAGAAATGGCCAAGCGAATGAAGGAAAAATGCACGATtctggtttctttgttttgttttttcagtaaaataattCTGCCccctaaaaggaaataaatatttttaaaaattcatttaattttctaaattaaaattttataaattttacaaaAGGAGATAATCATCATTTGGAGTGTCATTTATTATAATACAGGTTATGGTAGAAAGTTCTTTCTAGTCAAGTATAAGGTTCTAGAgctattttcttaatatatagtGATATTCTTAATGCCTTATCTACTTTGTAAAATAGATATAGTCCAGATCTATAATCTTACAAACATTATTACTCATTGTATCAAGTCCGCAGCAACAACATGGCTTGTGCAGGTTCACTAGCACATCGTTGCTGTGAGCGGGATAGAAGTCCAGCCCACGTGAGTTACTGTACTTATTAACAATGACCCAAAGAGCGCTCACTTCCCTATGAGACTCCTGTGAGAATGGATAAGAAGACGCTGAGTCCATTTTTCCTCAAGAAACCAAGCAAACTTGGCCCAGAAACTGAAAAGCACAGGCTATTTAGGTTTTGATGGAATTTATTGATTTGTTGGTATTGCATTTCAGTTGTCTTTTGCAATGTTAAACCATTGGAATTCTGTTCACTGCCTCACATCCTTTCAGAAACAAATGGAacataaatctaaaataaattgaGGTCCAGTTTCATCTGTGTAGAAAGGCTACAGAGTTGTCCACACTTACTCACATAATATGTTGGTGTATTTGTTTCATATTTGTGAGACTAAATTGATCAATTTTGGTTCTTACAGCATGAACCCATTGCTTTATTTATAAGACATTTAAACCTTCTTACCCTAAATAGAGAATGTGACTGACTGTTTCATTTAGATAGCTCTGatctcaggaattccctggtggtccagtggttaggactctgtgattTCACTGTTGAGGGCccagatcagggaactaagatcccacaagctgtgtacaaaaaagaaaaataaataaattaatagctTTGATCTTAATGCAATACATAGTAGAGGAAAGATTTGGAAAAAATGCCACTTTTTAAAGCTCCTCTTAAATACATTTACAAATAacttgtttaaaatattataattcagACTAAAATTTAGTTTTACTTTCAGACAATTGCtatcatttttcttattatattaaTGTTTGCTCTACTGCCAAAAATGAAGCTTGCATATCTCTGATGATATGTACTTTTAATAAAGTTATAGAAGAACTTTCAGCTTCAAAGCACTTAAGATTTGATCAAAGCCCTCCAATCTTATTCTAAGAACAATAGTGAAGATTATATGATTCACactgaacatttattgaaaagcTACATATTCCAAGTGCTTTCTCATCATATCTCATGTGATCTTTGTAACGTGTGGTGAGGAACCAAGAATCATGGGGATTGAGTAAACTGCATTACACAAGCAAAATGGAAAATACCTGTGAAGCAGTCTGACACATGCtaggcattcagtaaatacttgcCAAACCAGAAAATAACTGCCTTTTAAGaggaattctgtttcttttcatcacCCTCAAATCCTACCACACTAAATGAGTAAACATGAGGCTTAGCAAGCATTCTGACTCATTTATGCATGTAATTTTGTAAGTAATCTGCTATTTTATCTGAACAGGATTTTAAACTgttcaccatttttaaaaactctttaaacACATTTGAAGCCAATCTTCCCAAGTTATATTTATTATTAGCCCAATGCAtctctttcctttattgttttaTTGAGGTATCTAAGAGAAATTGTTTCAGCCAGGGTATTTAGAGACTCTGTCAGTCAGTCTAGAAAAGATTCTCCTATGTTTAATCAATGCTTACCTGTCCTAGTATTGAAGTCTGGAATTGCAAATGGGAAATTGCTTTAAAGTCAGTCTTCATGTCTTACTAATCTTTTCCCCCAAACCCCTAGCACAGTACCTAATATATCatagatgttcagtaaatacCAGATAAATGAAACGATGAACAAACAGTTTCAATATTGAATCCACACACATATTGAACAAGTAATTCCTCCCTGTAATGTTTCTTTGGGTTGGATTCAATATGGCTAGTTAGGACCATGTTCAAACTCTATTACTTCCTTACTGTGGGAATTTGATCTGTTCATATAAGTCATTAAGCCTCAgtgttcttcttttaaaaatggcaaCAGCGAATTCTATTCTTTGTAAATTAGGAAGTGACAGAAGTGGTTCTTGAAGTTTATACGTATCATGGATTGAATCATGCCCTTTCACCCCAAATAGTCATGTGTTCAAGGCCTAAGCCCCACTGCCTCAAAATGTTATCTACTTGAAGGTAAGATAGATTACCTTTACAGAGGTAATCCGGATAAAATAAGGTTATTACCATGGGCCCACATCCAATATGACAGATATCCTGATAAAACGGggaattttaaacacacacacacagcctgagaTCACCACATAAAAGCAGAGATTGAATCAATGCTCCCACATGCTAAGGAGCCCTGAAGATGGCCAGCAAAACCCCCGGAAGCTAGGAAGAAGGCGTAGGACAGATTCTTCCTCACAGTCCTGAGACGAAATCAGCTCTGCTGATACCTtcattttggacttccagcctccagaaacaTGAGGCAATAAATTTTTGTCCATTTAAACCTCTCAGTTTGTGACATTCTGTTATGACAACCCTAGGAAACTAAAACAGTGTCTGACTGTGATGAGGTCCTATGTAAGAAGTTAAAGCCATCTTCTGGGAGGGAGGAGCTGGCATAGAGCTGAAAGTTTGAGAAGAGAGAGAATTTCTCCGTTCCACCTACAATGATCAAACTCCTCCCATGTTTCAGCTATTCTTCTTATCACCAGAGATACAGTCAAGGGTAAGACCTTCACACCCACCACCTTCAGACAGCTGAATGTCTAGTAAAGGTCTGGAGACATGGTGGAGGGAAAGCAGATATTGGAGGCAACTTTGGATGGATAAGCTAGTTGTCCAGAAGTGTAGAGCTCAATCTCTTGATAAACAGGCTCTTTTATGATTGCATTTTACCTGCCTCTTTGACTTTAACTTCAACCTCCAACCTGTGATTCCTTCCCCACCACTCCCACTGcccacatatcacacacacacacacatacccacacggAGGCTAGGCTACACTCACACCCACTTGCATTTTCTACAGACTCCCatgttgttttttatttgatgACTTTACACATGCCATTCTCTCTATGTGAAAGTCTCTTACTCCCTTTTATTTACTTAGTAGACTCCCAAGTTTTCCTGGAGTCTAAACTCAAGAAttatcttcacatttttcagcATTTCCTGACCATGGTCCAAGTTAGAAGTGCCTCCTCTGCTCCCATAGAGCCAGATACTCATTATCACTCTGGACTGTGTTTGGCTGTGGACTTGCTTGAGAGCAGAGACTCTGTCTTtcatctcatctccctccccatgcTGAGCACAGTTCTTGGAATACAGTAGATGGACAATACATGTTTCTTGGGTCTAATGCATAATTAATTAATGTAGAGAAATGTCATAAGCAAAGATCCTTGGCGACACACAACAAAATGGCCCTGGGGCTGAGTTTTGGTATCACGTCCGTCTGTGGCCTGGCCATGCGTCACTCTGTCCTGCAGGACGATGGCTTCCACCTCTGTCCTTCACGTCCTCATCCATCATGAAGGTACCACCCTCTGCCAGCCAGCTTACCATCAGATGCCAAATCTATGTCTCTGTCTTTCACCACTCAGTAGGAAAGTCTGGAATGTTGCCTTTATCTCTTGAAAAGCTGTGTAGCACAATCCTAAAGTTGTGTAGTGTTTTTCAattacacacattttattttaagtgTGTCTTAAAAATGTATAACGTGTGTGATCTGAAAAAGCCATAAAACATTGAGTGATAAATCAGTGTCTTtggaaataaatatgtaaaaataaaaggaaaaataaagaattggAAAAGTTTCAATATTCAGGCAGCCAAACATCtccatggaacaacaggctggttccaaataggaaaaggagtatgtcaaggctgtatattgtcaccctgcttatttaacgtatatgcagagtacatcatgagaaacgctgggctggatgaagcacaggctggaatcaagattgccaagagaaatatcaataaccttagatatgcagatgacaccacccttatggcagaaagtgaagaggaagtaaagagccttttgatggaaatgaaaaagttggcttaaaactcaacattcaggaaactaagatcacagcatctggtcccatcacttcatggcaaatagatggggaaacaatggaaacagtgacagactttattttagggggctccaaaatcactgcagatgatgactgaagcatgaaatgaaaagatgcttgttccgtggaagaaaagttatgaccaacctaaacagcatattaaaaagcagagatgttactttaccaacaaaggtccatctagtcaaagctatggttttttcagtagtcaagtatggatgtgagagttggactataaagaaagctgaatgccaaagaatcgatgcttttgaactgtggtgttggagaagaatcttgtgagtcccttggactgcaaagagatccaaccagtccatcctaaaggagatcagtcttgggtgttcattggaaggactgatactgacgttgaaactccaatcctttggccacctgatgtgaagaaccaactcattggaaaaggccctgatgctgggaaagattgaaggaaggaggagaaggggacgacagaggacaagatggttggatggcatcactgactagatgcacatgagtttggtaaactccgggagttggtgatggacagggaggcctgacgtgctgcagtccacgaggtctcaaagagtctgacacaactgaactactgaactgactgactgaactgatgcgTCTCCAGTGGTAATATATAGATGAGCAAGTACCACTTAAAACAGCTTTACAAGAATTACTAATCATAAATCCTAATTTTAGCTCTGTCTTTGAATTGGTTGTGACTTGGTTTCAATCTCTCATACATTTAGATTTCT from the Cervus canadensis isolate Bull #8, Minnesota chromosome 12, ASM1932006v1, whole genome shotgun sequence genome contains:
- the LOC122450966 gene encoding uncharacterized protein LOC122450966 — translated: MVLPGIRVCRESSAEGADCGEKVSRLKGPRLLCRAPWGSCLSAVSLCENPRAKKQLSGLEASVWDGRFVVTSLETEIPVEAPTVRLPRSWEVRNRYSEEGSQTSHRLAEGFCSPLHPAYSVTVCCLSQAQHVSHTTPSAWEVSLKLGAEHAAVLRGFPAGVRARLSLQCDSDHPLSRVPMPPCCAAPLLCSQDPSLLASSLPTGTKTL